Part of the Planococcus plakortidis genome is shown below.
AGAAAGCTGTTTTATGCCAAATCGATTTTTTTGAGTTCCGCTTCTTTTTCGACAGTAAGCGGCACAAGGTATGAACCGACAACAGCGATAAAGAAGTTAGCAGCGAGCCCGATGACGCCGCCGTGAATGCCAAACACCGTCTTATGGCCTGTCCATGTCAATACGCCTGCAATGATCGCACCGGCAAGCATGCCCCAGAATACAGGCTGTGCTGCCATGCGCTTCCAGTAAAGGCCCAAGACAAATGCCGGGAATACCTGGACGAGCAATTCGAATTTCAGCACGAAAATCTCGTACAGCGTTGCCGGTGGATTCCAAGCAATCCATAACAACAAGCCGACCGCTAAGACACCGGTTACTTTCCCCACCATCACTTTTTTCTTTTCGGGAGCTTTCGGGTTGATAAAGCGGCCGTAGATGTCATTGGAAACAATGGACGAAAAACTCAGTAGCACAGAGTCAGCCGTCGACACAATCGCTGCGACAATTGCCCCGAAGAAAATGATCATGACCCAATAAAAGAACCCATTAATGCCGGCGATTTCATTCGCCATCAACCCTACCAATTGTTCGGAACCCGCCGTGTCCAAATTCGGGATGAGCGCGATGCCCAAAATCCCGATGACAAACACCAAACCTGTCGTAATCGGCGGCATCCACGCCATGCGTGAGAACGAGCGTTTCAAGGTGCGTTCGCTGTCCGCCGCAAAGATCCGCTGCACGGCGTGAGGGTAAATAGCTGCCCCGAGACCTACCAATAACAACATACTGAACCAGTTAACCGAAGTCAGCATATCCGGCACGCCAAGTTTCGCAGGTTCATTCGCTGCGATGTACTGGGTTGCCGAAGAGAAATCTCCTCCAACCAAATAGACGGCACCAACCAAAAAGATGACAATCCCGACCATCAAGACCAAGCCTTGCATTACGTCAGTGAAAGCAACGGCTTTCATGCCGCCCAACCATTCGTAAATCAGC
Proteins encoded:
- a CDS encoding sodium:solute symporter family protein; protein product: MSELVFAGLDGVLILSAYAIVMLLIGYFSGRGDKTLHDSLSNYYLAGKNLGIVALFFTLYATQYSGNTIIGYAPTAYRTGFSWLQSISFMTIIIGVYLLFAPRMYVVSKKMNFITPADWISHRFKSKAVTILAVVLMLWGLGNYLLEQLVAIGHAASSLTGGTIPYQVAVIAFVLVMLIYEWLGGMKAVAFTDVMQGLVLMVGIVIFLVGAVYLVGGDFSSATQYIAANEPAKLGVPDMLTSVNWFSMLLLVGLGAAIYPHAVQRIFAADSERTLKRSFSRMAWMPPITTGLVFVIGILGIALIPNLDTAGSEQLVGLMANEIAGINGFFYWVMIIFFGAIVAAIVSTADSVLLSFSSIVSNDIYGRFINPKAPEKKKVMVGKVTGVLAVGLLLWIAWNPPATLYEIFVLKFELLVQVFPAFVLGLYWKRMAAQPVFWGMLAGAIIAGVLTWTGHKTVFGIHGGVIGLAANFFIAVVGSYLVPLTVEKEAELKKIDLA